In Anaerosporomusa subterranea, one DNA window encodes the following:
- a CDS encoding glycoside hydrolase family 26 protein, whose protein sequence is MFIQRILLLFVLFVLISQPTSHATVHIINGKIQAADGTPTSADLKTLETTGSKTTYSDFPHGYSISFPQHMIVDVSLSAVRTVFADDKTQIEVYYDNLAHSDASANDYIHYGRQFLNNTRDHHILLEKTFLRNGLEVHLLKWSRRPLSSLAIDRRYYATAEIVKNNREVYTIFIKSTEPISNEMELIDSFRIIKQTGTAGIYLPSKQAKTSFNPETVKFFATYFAESSPLRWGIFHPNAPDALHHLEAIEQKLDYQFPFVVRYQPLGDEVPFVALSRAYLDRRYVELTLQTYYYDKDNASVMYDILDGKYDDYFRQYAKDLRAFSHPVLFRLNNEMNGDWCWYSSFHTAKDTEIYKAVWRYIHLLFEQEGVDNVLWVWNPHDRSFPNFSWNHYLVYYPGDDVVDIVGMTGYNTGNYFSGETWREFQEIYAPLYLEYTNIFNKPLMITEFGANSFGGDKTAWLKQMFQEIKKFERIKVAIWWSGIDRDSEGRAARIYRLDENDSVIGAFREGLKNYREK, encoded by the coding sequence GTGTTCATTCAACGCATTCTGTTGCTTTTCGTCTTATTTGTGCTGATATCCCAGCCAACTTCTCACGCTACTGTTCATATTATTAACGGAAAAATTCAGGCCGCAGACGGCACGCCAACTAGCGCAGACTTAAAAACCCTGGAGACCACAGGCTCGAAAACAACGTATTCTGACTTTCCCCATGGCTACAGCATTTCTTTTCCTCAGCATATGATTGTCGATGTATCTCTTTCTGCCGTTCGCACAGTATTCGCTGATGATAAGACACAGATTGAAGTCTATTACGACAATCTTGCCCATTCAGATGCGTCTGCTAATGATTATATCCATTACGGGCGGCAATTTCTCAATAATACACGGGATCACCATATCCTACTTGAAAAGACATTTTTACGAAATGGCTTAGAGGTGCATTTACTCAAATGGAGCCGCCGGCCATTATCGAGTCTGGCCATTGATAGACGCTATTATGCGACTGCAGAAATCGTAAAAAACAATCGCGAAGTTTATACGATTTTTATCAAATCCACTGAACCGATCAGCAACGAGATGGAACTTATCGATAGCTTCCGTATTATCAAGCAAACCGGCACTGCTGGTATTTATCTACCATCCAAGCAGGCCAAAACATCCTTCAACCCGGAAACAGTAAAATTCTTTGCTACATATTTCGCCGAATCCAGTCCGCTTCGCTGGGGTATTTTCCATCCTAATGCGCCTGATGCGCTGCACCACTTAGAAGCCATCGAGCAAAAGCTTGATTACCAGTTTCCTTTCGTAGTCCGGTATCAGCCGCTAGGCGACGAAGTACCGTTCGTAGCGCTGAGCAGAGCCTATCTTGATCGCAGATATGTAGAATTAACACTGCAGACGTATTACTATGATAAAGATAACGCCAGCGTGATGTATGACATTTTGGATGGGAAATACGACGATTACTTCAGACAATATGCTAAAGATCTTCGAGCCTTCTCTCACCCCGTACTGTTCCGTTTAAACAACGAAATGAATGGTGACTGGTGTTGGTATTCATCCTTTCACACTGCCAAGGATACTGAAATCTATAAAGCAGTCTGGCGCTATATTCATCTCCTGTTCGAGCAAGAAGGAGTCGATAACGTCTTATGGGTTTGGAATCCGCATGATCGCTCATTCCCCAATTTTTCTTGGAATCATTATCTGGTTTATTATCCTGGCGATGACGTGGTTGATATTGTTGGCATGACAGGCTATAATACGGGCAACTACTTTTCTGGAGAAACCTGGCGTGAATTTCAAGAAATTTATGCCCCACTTTACCTAGAATACACTAACATTTTCAACAAGCCTTTAATGATTACCGAATTTGGTGCTAACTCATTTGGCGGTGATAAAACTGCCTGGCTGAAGCAAATGTTTCAAGAGATAAAGAAATTTGAACGAATTAAAGTAGCTATCTGGTGGAGCGGCATCGACAGAGATAGCGAAGGCAGAGCTGCCCGGATTTATCGCTTGGATGAGAACGATAGCGTGATCGGCGCTTTTCGCGAAGGATTAAAAAACTACCGGGAGAAATAA
- the larA gene encoding nickel-dependent lactate racemase, whose translation MQDYVFKYGKEKLKFSLDPSLVAGELKIKDCPVLSDPEAAIRQALAHPIGSKPLREIVKPGETVVFIVNDPTRVANSHVFMPILLDEMNAAGIPDKDMAIIFALGTHRLMTDEEMVQEVGEAVAKRVKMHNSDAKDSSQFTYFGETSRGTPVWFNNLVVQADHIICTGSIVHHFFAGFGGGRKAMLPGVSAYETIRKNHSMIFDPNALIGKLEGNPIYHDQVEGVEMHRPSFLLNVVLNEKKEFLAVFAGDYIQAHLEGCKLVDEVYGAELEEPADLVIATCGGFPKDINVYQMQKTMDNAWVAVRDGGVVILLGECIEGTGSATYEDWMREYQTPDRIAEMVKANFQIGAHKAYAVTRLMKKAEFILVSAMEPEFAKMLLFTPAKDMEEALAMAFAKLGPKPRIVLMPQGSLTVPRIRVK comes from the coding sequence ATGCAAGACTATGTATTTAAGTACGGCAAAGAAAAGCTTAAGTTTTCGCTTGATCCTTCCCTGGTGGCTGGTGAACTCAAAATTAAAGACTGTCCCGTGTTATCAGACCCTGAAGCGGCAATCCGTCAAGCCCTTGCTCACCCTATCGGCTCTAAGCCTTTGCGAGAGATTGTCAAGCCAGGTGAAACCGTAGTCTTCATTGTCAACGACCCGACCCGGGTGGCCAATAGTCATGTTTTTATGCCCATTCTGCTTGACGAAATGAATGCGGCTGGTATCCCTGACAAAGATATGGCGATTATCTTTGCGTTGGGAACACATCGACTGATGACTGACGAAGAGATGGTGCAAGAGGTTGGCGAAGCGGTCGCAAAACGCGTGAAGATGCACAATAGTGATGCAAAAGACTCCAGTCAATTTACATACTTTGGCGAGACGTCTCGCGGCACGCCTGTCTGGTTCAATAACCTTGTTGTGCAGGCTGATCATATTATTTGTACCGGCAGCATTGTTCACCATTTCTTTGCTGGCTTCGGCGGTGGCCGCAAGGCAATGCTCCCTGGGGTGTCAGCATATGAAACAATTCGCAAAAATCACAGCATGATTTTTGATCCTAATGCACTTATCGGTAAGCTTGAAGGTAATCCGATTTACCATGATCAAGTTGAAGGCGTGGAGATGCATCGCCCCTCCTTCCTGCTGAACGTAGTTCTCAACGAGAAAAAAGAATTCCTGGCTGTGTTTGCTGGCGATTATATTCAGGCGCACCTTGAAGGCTGCAAGCTAGTTGATGAAGTGTACGGTGCTGAACTTGAGGAACCTGCTGACTTGGTCATTGCGACGTGCGGCGGCTTTCCTAAGGATATCAATGTTTATCAGATGCAAAAGACAATGGATAATGCCTGGGTTGCGGTTCGCGACGGTGGGGTTGTGATCCTCTTAGGTGAGTGTATTGAAGGTACTGGCTCTGCAACCTACGAAGATTGGATGCGCGAATATCAGACTCCTGACCGCATTGCGGAGATGGTCAAAGCCAATTTTCAAATTGGGGCTCATAAAGCATATGCGGTTACTCGGTTGATGAAAAAAGCGGAGTTTATTCTGGTATCTGCCATGGAGCCTGAGTTTGCAAAGATGCTATTGTTTACGCCAGCAAAAGATATGGAAGAGGCGCTTGCAATGGCGTTTGCTAAGCTTGGACCGAAACCGCGTATTGTGCTTATGCCGCAGGGCAGTTTAACCGTGCCGCGCATTCGCGTGAAGTGA
- a CDS encoding RNA polymerase sigma factor, which yields MMSKQTDRQLISAAQAGDRAALNELLSFHWQPIYQFVFYKVGNQYDAQDIAQETFIRAFRALPRYQERNATFRTYLGRIALNLIADHWRRLGRAPQIVDVADYRGLLEDTADKPEDQMIKSERQREVAAALAQLPEDQRRAVEMRLIAGLSVQETAQKMNKTEAAVKMLQQRALANLRKMFQDNKPTMLGGDAHDERTISNRGNLKGY from the coding sequence ATGATGTCAAAACAGACCGATAGACAGTTGATAAGTGCGGCTCAAGCGGGAGACCGGGCTGCATTAAATGAATTGCTCAGCTTTCATTGGCAGCCGATTTATCAATTTGTTTTTTATAAAGTTGGCAATCAGTATGACGCGCAGGATATTGCCCAAGAAACTTTTATCCGAGCTTTTCGGGCATTGCCGCGCTATCAGGAACGAAACGCAACCTTCCGCACCTATTTGGGGAGGATTGCGTTGAATTTAATCGCCGACCACTGGCGGCGGTTGGGACGCGCGCCACAGATCGTTGACGTTGCGGATTATCGGGGACTACTTGAAGATACAGCCGATAAACCAGAAGATCAGATGATAAAAAGCGAACGGCAACGTGAAGTTGCGGCAGCCTTGGCTCAACTTCCAGAGGATCAAAGGCGGGCTGTAGAGATGCGTTTGATAGCAGGACTATCTGTGCAGGAAACAGCGCAAAAGATGAATAAGACCGAAGCTGCCGTCAAGATGCTGCAACAACGGGCTCTGGCTAATTTGCGAAAAATGTTTCAAGATAATAAACCGACAATGTTAGGAGGTGACGCACATGATGAAAGAACAATTTCAAATCGAGGAAATCTCAAAGGCTATTGA
- a CDS encoding type III polyketide synthase, which translates to MRNPKVLAIGTAVPGHSLSQAEIKEFAASLFRSQLMQIDRLLPVFDNGCIKKRHIAKPLAWYGEKHSFTQANEQYVAEALKLAKAAAQEAIEWAGISPEKIGMVVFVSSTGIATPTLDARLIQDLGLSPYTSRVPIWGLGCAGGVSGLARAAELYGGGNYEAVLMISVELCSLTFQRDDFSKSNLVGTSIFADGAAAVVLSSDGEGPEIIGSCSMLFPDTEDMMGWDLIDSGFKVRFSGDIPSIIRNNLPDLLKQACQHWGVDPNEIVHYVVHPGGAKVLAAYADSLGIPDHCLQQGYEVLSANGNMSSCSVLFVLNEFLHDVPPSGDYGVMLALGPGFSSEQVLFRW; encoded by the coding sequence ATGAGGAATCCTAAAGTCTTGGCGATTGGTACTGCCGTGCCCGGTCATTCCCTATCTCAGGCAGAAATTAAAGAGTTTGCGGCATCTCTATTTCGTTCGCAACTTATGCAAATTGACCGCCTATTGCCAGTCTTTGATAACGGCTGTATTAAAAAACGCCATATTGCTAAGCCGCTGGCCTGGTATGGCGAAAAACACAGCTTCACCCAAGCCAATGAACAATATGTAGCAGAAGCGCTTAAGTTAGCAAAAGCAGCTGCCCAAGAGGCAATCGAATGGGCAGGTATTTCGCCTGAGAAAATCGGCATGGTCGTGTTTGTGTCTTCAACTGGAATAGCGACTCCTACTCTTGATGCTCGATTGATTCAAGACTTAGGGCTATCTCCCTATACCAGCAGGGTACCGATCTGGGGCCTAGGCTGCGCTGGTGGCGTATCCGGTTTGGCGCGGGCTGCCGAACTATATGGTGGTGGGAACTATGAGGCTGTTCTTATGATCTCTGTTGAATTGTGCAGTTTGACCTTTCAGCGTGATGATTTCTCGAAGTCAAACTTGGTCGGAACCAGCATTTTTGCGGATGGTGCAGCCGCAGTGGTGTTGTCATCTGATGGTGAAGGACCGGAAATCATCGGATCATGTAGCATGCTGTTCCCTGATACAGAGGATATGATGGGGTGGGATCTAATAGACAGTGGGTTTAAAGTACGCTTTTCCGGTGATATTCCCAGCATCATTCGTAATAACTTACCAGATTTATTGAAACAGGCCTGTCAACACTGGGGAGTGGACCCTAACGAGATTGTTCATTATGTCGTCCATCCAGGCGGCGCTAAAGTACTAGCAGCCTATGCGGACAGTCTGGGTATTCCGGATCACTGTTTGCAACAAGGCTATGAAGTTTTATCCGCTAATGGAAATATGTCGAGTTGTTCGGTTTTGTTCGTTCTGAACGAATTCCTTCATGACGTCCCGCCAAGCGGCGACTATGGCGTTATGCTAGCCCTTGGCCCGGGGTTTAGTTCTGAACAGGTATTATTCCGATGGTAA
- a CDS encoding isoprenylcysteine carboxyl methyltransferase family protein, with amino-acid sequence MVIASLAGLAVCIALQRLAELRIAAANREWILAAGGREYGKGHYPCFFILHGIWLVGWVCEGYWRQEWSYLWPIWLTMFTLAQGLRYWCINSLGLFWNTRILVIPGKQPICQGPYRYLRHPNYLAVAIELASVPLFFNAWITAVTISIINALLLFAIRIPAEEAALIEAKSGR; translated from the coding sequence ATGGTAATAGCGAGCTTGGCAGGCCTAGCCGTCTGTATTGCACTACAACGTTTGGCTGAATTGCGCATCGCTGCTGCTAATCGCGAATGGATTCTGGCAGCAGGTGGCCGCGAATACGGAAAAGGGCACTACCCGTGCTTCTTCATCTTACATGGTATCTGGTTGGTTGGTTGGGTATGTGAAGGATACTGGCGACAAGAGTGGAGTTATCTTTGGCCGATTTGGCTGACAATGTTTACCCTGGCGCAAGGTCTGCGCTACTGGTGTATCAACAGCTTGGGGCTGTTTTGGAACACTCGAATTCTCGTCATTCCCGGAAAGCAGCCTATTTGCCAAGGACCATACCGCTATCTTCGCCATCCAAACTATCTTGCTGTAGCGATTGAACTAGCTAGCGTTCCACTGTTTTTCAACGCATGGATCACTGCAGTGACTATCAGCATCATTAATGCACTGTTGCTGTTTGCGATTCGAATTCCTGCTGAAGAGGCTGCCTTGATTGAAGCAAAATCAGGTCGCTGA
- a CDS encoding phosphatase PAP2 family protein, with protein MKRLLDYIDDVRQRPYLTVIIGLAVSALFLALFSKIASETLYENEMHGFDSAVTSFIRYPAGQALDLFMLSVTELGSGIVMLTVTIIMLAVFMLRGWRREAIALLICLAGAGVLNQVLKVLFARSRPDLFGLVEEAGYSFPSGHSMVSFCVYGFLAYTFSRNFSSFRQRGLVFLAAGIVVALIGISRIYLGVHYPTDVLAGYVAGGTWLGFCTSWLHWREYRAERRSGR; from the coding sequence ATGAAAAGATTACTTGACTATATTGATGATGTTCGGCAAAGGCCCTATTTGACCGTTATAATCGGCTTGGCAGTCAGTGCACTGTTTTTGGCATTATTCAGTAAAATTGCATCAGAAACGCTATATGAAAATGAGATGCATGGCTTCGACTCGGCGGTAACATCATTCATTCGCTATCCAGCCGGACAAGCTCTCGACTTGTTCATGCTTTCCGTTACCGAGTTGGGATCGGGTATAGTCATGCTGACCGTGACAATTATCATGCTGGCGGTCTTTATGTTGCGCGGCTGGCGGCGCGAAGCAATTGCGCTGCTTATCTGTCTGGCAGGAGCCGGTGTCCTTAATCAAGTGTTAAAAGTTTTGTTTGCGCGCTCTCGCCCTGACCTGTTCGGTTTAGTCGAAGAAGCCGGATATAGCTTTCCCAGTGGCCACTCCATGGTATCATTCTGCGTATATGGCTTTTTGGCATATACCTTTAGCCGGAATTTTTCCTCTTTTCGCCAACGTGGACTTGTCTTTTTGGCTGCGGGAATCGTGGTGGCTCTTATTGGGATCAGCCGCATCTATCTCGGTGTTCATTATCCGACAGATGTACTGGCTGGCTACGTCGCAGGCGGGACTTGGCTGGGGTTTTGTACATCTTGGTTGCACTGGCGTGAGTATCGTGCAGAACGGCGATCAGGACGCTAA
- a CDS encoding M48 family metallopeptidase — protein sequence MQRAGMIFWLGLLGTAIAMGLLYFWFATIPANPRPDLLTYFSLQQVEDGRTYSRPLRIAFIISFTIQCGYLTWLISSGRGLAISQMIVKAVSGRALISSLLLFIVLWLSLQVLSLPFTFFSSFIWQQQWGFSTETAGSWFIDYLKSAGLELLLAGVGATLLIQAMHRLPKFWWLAAAAFISIWIVASSYLWPVVVSPLFNRFTPASDPAVTSMVKRLADKAGLPVNEVLIMDASRRTTRANAYFAGVGETRQVVLYDNLLAKYPADEVESVVAHELAHWRQGHITKGMLWGMIGNLIAWGILFLVLRASLPSSASPPPHVWLFILLFFYLGSFVTLPVQNLISRQMEREADAVAVMLTGNQEAAIRLQVSLAVKNHSDVDPAPYLRLFSTHPSAIERITAITSSPN from the coding sequence ATGCAGCGCGCCGGTATGATCTTTTGGTTAGGATTATTAGGAACAGCCATAGCAATGGGACTGTTGTATTTTTGGTTTGCTACAATCCCGGCCAATCCCAGGCCTGATTTGCTTACATATTTCAGTCTGCAGCAAGTAGAAGATGGGCGCACTTACAGCCGGCCTCTGCGAATTGCCTTTATTATAAGCTTTACGATACAATGCGGCTACTTGACCTGGCTGATATCTAGCGGGCGCGGTCTAGCGATATCGCAAATGATTGTTAAAGCTGTTTCCGGAAGAGCATTGATCAGTTCCTTGTTATTATTTATAGTACTCTGGCTTTCTCTGCAGGTTCTCAGTTTGCCGTTTACATTTTTCAGCAGTTTCATCTGGCAGCAGCAATGGGGATTCTCTACTGAAACCGCTGGTTCATGGTTTATCGATTATCTAAAAAGCGCTGGACTCGAGCTACTGTTGGCCGGTGTGGGGGCAACACTGCTTATCCAGGCGATGCACCGTCTACCCAAATTCTGGTGGTTAGCGGCAGCGGCGTTTATTTCTATTTGGATCGTAGCCTCGTCCTATTTATGGCCGGTTGTCGTGTCCCCTCTGTTCAACCGATTTACTCCAGCCAGCGATCCGGCAGTGACCTCAATGGTAAAGCGACTGGCAGACAAAGCCGGCCTGCCAGTCAATGAAGTTTTAATCATGGATGCCAGTCGCAGAACGACACGGGCCAACGCCTACTTCGCTGGTGTTGGCGAAACGAGACAAGTTGTGCTTTACGACAATTTATTGGCTAAATATCCAGCTGATGAAGTGGAATCTGTCGTCGCCCATGAATTGGCGCACTGGCGGCAAGGCCATATTACTAAAGGCATGCTGTGGGGTATGATCGGAAATCTCATCGCATGGGGAATACTGTTTCTCGTTTTACGGGCTTCTTTGCCGAGTTCAGCAAGCCCCCCGCCTCATGTCTGGCTGTTCATCTTGTTATTTTTCTATCTGGGATCTTTCGTTACACTGCCGGTTCAAAATCTGATTTCCCGGCAAATGGAACGGGAAGCGGATGCGGTTGCCGTCATGCTAACCGGCAATCAAGAGGCGGCAATACGACTGCAGGTTAGTCTGGCGGTTAAAAATCACTCTGACGTCGATCCCGCTCCTTACCTCCGTTTGTTCAGCACCCATCCGTCAGCAATCGAACGCATCACAGCCATTACGAGTTCTCCAAATTAG
- a CDS encoding DUF4931 domain-containing protein — protein sequence MKATHLYFNSFIGSQKPENITNQDTACPFCDRNTLVDILDQDGDIILLKNKYPVLEDAVQTVLIETANCGSELSLYPKQHLYRVIRFGIQHWLAMEKDPAFASVIFYKNHGPYSGGTIRHPHMQIVGLRKIDYRKNIKPEYFVGELIDEKRGVTLNLSTLPRIGFFEFNIVGKTLDQLEQTADYIQTIAHYILNHFHRRCKSYNLFFYRVNDSVAIKLTPRFVTSPLFIGYAIPQLPNRLLDVVTEVRSIYF from the coding sequence ATGAAAGCCACACATCTATACTTCAACTCATTCATCGGCAGCCAAAAGCCGGAAAACATCACTAATCAGGATACCGCTTGCCCCTTCTGTGACCGGAACACACTTGTTGACATTCTTGATCAAGATGGTGACATTATCCTCTTGAAGAACAAGTACCCTGTTCTTGAAGATGCCGTGCAGACAGTGCTAATTGAGACAGCAAACTGCGGCTCAGAATTATCGCTTTACCCGAAACAGCATTTGTATCGTGTTATTCGTTTTGGCATCCAGCATTGGCTTGCGATGGAAAAAGACCCCGCTTTTGCCTCTGTAATTTTTTATAAAAATCATGGTCCTTATTCTGGCGGAACAATCCGGCATCCTCACATGCAAATTGTCGGATTGCGTAAAATTGATTATCGGAAAAATATCAAGCCAGAGTATTTCGTCGGTGAGCTTATCGATGAAAAGCGCGGTGTCACTTTGAATCTCTCAACCTTACCGCGAATTGGCTTTTTTGAGTTTAATATTGTCGGCAAAACCCTCGATCAGTTAGAGCAGACCGCAGACTACATTCAGACAATCGCGCATTACATCCTCAACCACTTTCACCGACGCTGCAAAAGTTATAATCTGTTTTTTTATCGCGTCAACGATAGTGTAGCAATCAAATTAACTCCGCGTTTTGTCACTTCTCCCCTGTTCATCGGCTATGCTATTCCTCAGTTACCTAACCGATTGCTTGATGTGGTTACTGAAGTGCGTTCAATATATTTTTAG
- a CDS encoding SLC13 family permease codes for MTPKKWLQVIAAFACLAAINWLTPEVAGLKAAGKASLAVAVFAIVVWVTQAIDDALSGLLIVFLLAALNATTVAGAFSGYANTSLWLIVIGFIMAGCMEKSGLSKRIALVLVNLAGGSANKVYWAVAGVMAVLSFLVPSITARTLLMLPIILGIGQAFDAKQGQSNIVKALIFIVAMSGTMMSIGVLTAHVGNPITAGLIEAATKKTISWSEWFRIGGPPAFIMAFISVYLLRLMWPPEIKNLGEGQSYIQRELAALGNLSRHEIYTMIVFLLTLLLWATDAIHKINVVIVGMLSIILLLWPAQGIMNWKEASTKVPWNVFILYGAGLSMGAALVSSGAAKWIAGTMLGPIAAMSHSMQMILLIWIATALQIFFTGGGPKTTALTPIIIAHAVAINADPMVFALILGMNMQHQYLLPVSNMPNAVAMGTGHITANELMKTGAVMSIFAAVFMSIVVLTYWNWLGLVK; via the coding sequence ATGACACCAAAGAAGTGGCTCCAAGTTATCGCGGCATTTGCTTGTCTCGCAGCCATTAATTGGCTGACTCCTGAAGTTGCCGGTCTAAAAGCAGCGGGAAAGGCGTCTTTGGCAGTGGCGGTATTCGCCATCGTCGTTTGGGTGACTCAAGCGATCGATGATGCGCTCAGTGGATTGCTGATTGTGTTCCTCTTGGCGGCGCTAAATGCAACCACGGTGGCCGGCGCTTTCAGCGGCTATGCGAACACCTCACTATGGCTGATTGTCATCGGCTTTATCATGGCCGGTTGCATGGAGAAATCCGGACTATCCAAGCGAATTGCACTAGTGCTTGTCAACTTAGCTGGTGGATCGGCTAACAAAGTGTACTGGGCGGTTGCTGGAGTAATGGCTGTACTCAGCTTCCTGGTTCCTTCCATTACGGCGCGAACCCTGTTAATGTTGCCAATTATTCTTGGTATCGGTCAAGCATTTGATGCGAAGCAAGGACAGTCCAATATCGTAAAAGCCCTTATCTTTATTGTTGCGATGAGTGGAACGATGATGAGTATCGGCGTGCTAACCGCTCATGTGGGCAATCCGATAACGGCTGGTCTCATTGAAGCTGCCACTAAGAAAACGATTTCCTGGTCGGAATGGTTCCGGATCGGCGGACCGCCTGCGTTTATTATGGCGTTTATATCTGTCTATTTACTGCGCCTAATGTGGCCGCCAGAAATCAAAAATTTGGGTGAAGGTCAGTCCTACATCCAGCGGGAACTGGCTGCGCTGGGTAACCTAAGCCGTCATGAGATTTATACGATGATCGTGTTTCTTCTGACACTACTGTTGTGGGCGACAGATGCCATACATAAGATTAATGTCGTCATTGTCGGAATGCTCTCCATTATTCTTCTGCTGTGGCCTGCTCAAGGTATCATGAACTGGAAGGAAGCTTCAACGAAAGTTCCCTGGAATGTATTTATTCTCTATGGAGCAGGTCTGTCCATGGGCGCCGCACTGGTGAGTTCCGGGGCTGCTAAATGGATTGCGGGAACAATGCTTGGTCCTATTGCTGCCATGTCGCATTCGATGCAGATGATTCTTCTGATCTGGATCGCTACTGCTTTACAAATCTTTTTTACCGGCGGTGGTCCGAAGACGACTGCGCTTACCCCGATTATTATTGCCCACGCAGTCGCAATCAACGCTGATCCAATGGTTTTCGCTTTAATCTTAGGTATGAATATGCAACATCAATATCTATTGCCGGTTAGCAATATGCCGAATGCTGTTGCCATGGGCACCGGACATATCACTGCCAATGAACTGATGAAAACTGGCGCAGTGATGAGTATTTTCGCGGCTGTTTTCATGAGCATAGTAGTATTGACATATTGGAATTGGCTCGGCTTAGTTAAATAA
- a CDS encoding FAD-binding oxidoreductase: MKQYNSVTQTILDQLKLIVGDRYVFTDAEKMEPYAHDEVTDSRYHHMPEVVVLPDAAEQVAEILKLANRELIPIVPRGAGTGLACGAVPIDGGIVLSLERMNRVLEINDECLYMIVEPGVRTDDVQKAAKTHELFYAGDPCSGDSCFIGGNVATNAGGNKAVKYGTTRHQVYGMQVVTPTGDIVELGGRLAKNTTGYSLEQLLIGSEGTLGVITRITLKLMPLPQHVVDLLAIFPDIDSAVGIVSKVIKAGVTPTCVEFMDNVTIKSVEHFLNEKLPHSENGHYIILQVEADTEDMLDDKSVLLDELCTENGALSVLVADPQKIWRARKAFAEAVRHESLVMGKEDIVVPVDQIPQLMREIAVLSEKYQLVTRTASHAGDGNVHLNILKGNMPDDEWDQKIEAMQTELYAAVYRIGGKLSGEHGIGYKRKQLMQEFTPVGELNMMRAIKNALDPNLILNPGKIFDVE, translated from the coding sequence ATGAAGCAATATAATTCAGTTACACAAACTATTCTTGATCAACTTAAGCTAATTGTCGGCGATAGGTATGTATTCACAGATGCTGAAAAAATGGAGCCATATGCGCATGACGAAGTAACAGACAGCCGTTATCACCATATGCCGGAGGTAGTTGTACTGCCTGACGCGGCCGAACAAGTGGCAGAGATATTGAAATTGGCTAACCGTGAACTGATCCCGATAGTGCCGAGGGGAGCGGGTACTGGCCTTGCCTGCGGCGCTGTGCCGATCGACGGCGGCATCGTATTGAGCCTTGAACGGATGAACCGTGTTCTTGAAATTAATGATGAGTGTTTATACATGATTGTTGAGCCTGGCGTTCGGACTGATGATGTGCAGAAAGCCGCTAAAACGCACGAATTATTTTACGCCGGAGACCCCTGTAGCGGCGATAGTTGCTTCATTGGCGGCAACGTGGCAACAAATGCAGGCGGCAATAAAGCGGTCAAGTATGGAACAACGCGACATCAAGTATATGGCATGCAAGTTGTGACTCCGACCGGCGACATCGTAGAGCTCGGTGGACGGCTAGCGAAAAATACGACCGGTTATAGTCTGGAGCAGCTCCTGATCGGCTCAGAAGGAACTCTGGGCGTCATTACCCGTATTACTCTTAAGCTGATGCCGCTGCCGCAGCATGTTGTCGATCTGTTGGCAATCTTCCCGGATATCGATTCTGCTGTTGGTATTGTGTCAAAAGTAATTAAAGCAGGTGTGACGCCAACCTGTGTTGAGTTTATGGATAATGTGACCATTAAAAGTGTGGAGCACTTCTTAAATGAAAAGCTGCCGCACAGTGAGAATGGACACTATATTATTCTCCAGGTTGAAGCAGATACAGAGGATATGCTTGATGATAAAAGTGTTCTGCTTGATGAGCTTTGCACGGAAAATGGGGCGCTCAGCGTTCTTGTTGCTGATCCGCAGAAAATATGGCGGGCGCGTAAGGCATTTGCCGAGGCAGTTCGTCATGAGAGCTTGGTGATGGGTAAAGAAGACATAGTCGTTCCGGTTGATCAAATTCCGCAACTTATGCGAGAAATCGCCGTACTTAGCGAAAAGTACCAGTTGGTAACTCGTACAGCTAGTCATGCTGGTGATGGTAATGTTCATTTGAATATTCTTAAAGGAAATATGCCTGATGACGAATGGGATCAAAAGATCGAAGCGATGCAGACTGAACTGTACGCTGCGGTCTACCGGATAGGCGGCAAGTTGTCAGGTGAGCACGGCATTGGCTACAAACGCAAACAACTGATGCAAGAATTTACTCCTGTTGGTGAACTCAATATGATGCGCGCCATTAAAAACGCGCTTGATCCGAATCTTATCCTAAACCCCGGCAAAATTTTCGACGTAGAATAA